From the Vanessa cardui chromosome 18, ilVanCard2.1, whole genome shotgun sequence genome, one window contains:
- the LOC124537424 gene encoding uncharacterized protein LOC124537424, with product MFSTVLTVLCLSAVITADMTASGIDRTVSDGVTSMGYNVVYGDEDLFVINQVINDAEKSEILKKKTNLNEAIAPLPAEDVKCLMSVDRYCSKAMGEIKSVLIQALKDDCVKCSETQKETAGKIVASMMAHDPVAWKLFLTRSALLVLPEKKPFKKETSKLKIKGDPEYIENARNRYTMPGVKVRVKRYAMEKIN from the exons ATGTTCTCTACAGTATTAACAGTTTTGTGCCTGTCTGCAGTGATCACAGCAGATATGACCGCTTCGGGAATAGACAGAACGGTCAGCGATGGAGTGACAAGTATGGGGTACAATGTCGTCTATGGTGACGAGGATTTGTTTGTCATAAATCAGGTCATAAATGACGCAGAGAAGTCAGaaatattgaagaaaaaaacGAATCTAAATGAAGCGATTGCCCCGTTACCAGCCGAAGATGTCAAGTGCTTAATGTCTGTTGACCGATACTGTTCTAAAGCTATGGGCGAAATAAAGA GTGTTCTCATCCAAGCATTAAAAGATGATTGCGTTAAGTGTTCTGAAACACAGAAAGAAACCGCAGGAAAAATTGTTGCATCTATGATGGCTCATGATCCTGTGGCTTGGAAGCTCTTCCTCACCAG GTCAGCACTACTAGTATTACCGGAAAAGAAACCGTTCAAAAAAGAAAcatcgaaattaaaaataaagggaGATCCTGAATACATTGAAAATGCAAGAAATAGATACACAATGCCTGGTGTGAAAGTGAGAGTGAAAAGATATGCcatggaaaaaataaattaa